The following proteins are co-located in the Thermus thermophilus HB8 genome:
- a CDS encoding 50S ribosomal protein L11 methyltransferase has product MWVYRLKGTLEALDPILPGLFDGGARGLWEREGEVWAFFPAPVDLPYEGVWEEVGDEDWLEAWRRDLKPALAPPFVVLAPWHTWEGAEIPLVIEPGMAFGTGHHETTRLALKALARHLRPGDKVLDLGTGSGVLAIAAEKLGGKALGVDIDPMVLPQAEANAKRNGVRPRFLEGSLEAALPFGPFDLLVANLYAELHAALAPRYREALVPGGRALLTGILKDRAPLVREAMAGAGFRPLEEAAEGEWVLLAYGR; this is encoded by the coding sequence GTGTGGGTTTACCGGCTTAAGGGCACCCTCGAGGCCTTGGACCCCATCCTCCCCGGGCTCTTTGACGGGGGGGCGCGGGGGCTTTGGGAGCGGGAGGGGGAGGTCTGGGCCTTCTTCCCCGCCCCCGTGGACCTCCCCTACGAGGGAGTGTGGGAGGAGGTGGGCGACGAGGACTGGCTCGAGGCCTGGCGGCGCGACCTTAAGCCCGCCCTGGCCCCGCCCTTCGTGGTCCTCGCCCCCTGGCACACCTGGGAGGGGGCGGAGATCCCCTTGGTCATTGAGCCCGGCATGGCCTTCGGCACCGGGCACCACGAGACCACCCGCCTGGCCCTAAAGGCCCTCGCCCGCCACCTCCGCCCCGGGGACAAGGTCCTGGACCTGGGCACGGGAAGCGGCGTCCTCGCCATCGCCGCCGAGAAGCTCGGGGGGAAGGCCCTGGGGGTGGACATTGACCCAATGGTCCTCCCCCAGGCGGAGGCGAACGCCAAGCGGAACGGGGTGCGCCCCCGCTTTTTGGAGGGAAGCCTCGAGGCCGCCCTCCCCTTCGGCCCCTTTGACCTCCTGGTGGCGAACCTCTACGCCGAGCTCCACGCCGCCCTCGCCCCCCGCTACCGGGAGGCCCTCGTCCCCGGGGGGCGGGCCCTCCTCACGGGGATCCTCAAGGACCGGGCCCCCCTGGTGCGCGAGGCCATGGCGGGGGCGGGGTTCAGGCCTCTGGAGGAGGCGGCCGAGGGGGAGTGGGTCCTCCTCGCCTACGGGAGGTAG
- a CDS encoding 16S rRNA (uracil(1498)-N(3))-methyltransferase, with protein sequence MRPHRAFSPGLTGVLPLRETRHLVEVLRARVGDRFTVFDGEREALAEVVDLGPPLRYRVLEERRPEREVGVEVVLYVALLKGDKLAEVVRAATELGATRIQPLVTRHSVPKEMGEGKLRRLRAVALEAAKQSGRVVVPEVLPPIPLKAVPQVAQGLVAHVGATARVREVLDPEKPLALAVGPEGGFAEEEVALLEARGFTPVSLGRRILRAETAALALLALCTAGEGR encoded by the coding sequence GTGCGGCCCCACCGCGCCTTTAGCCCCGGCCTCACGGGGGTCCTCCCCTTGCGGGAGACCCGGCACCTGGTGGAGGTCCTGAGGGCCCGGGTGGGGGACCGGTTCACCGTCTTTGACGGGGAGCGGGAGGCCCTGGCCGAGGTGGTGGACCTGGGCCCCCCCTTGCGCTACCGCGTCCTGGAGGAGCGGAGGCCCGAGAGGGAGGTGGGGGTGGAGGTGGTCCTCTACGTGGCCCTCCTCAAGGGGGACAAGCTCGCCGAGGTGGTGCGCGCCGCCACGGAGCTTGGGGCCACCCGGATCCAGCCCCTCGTCACCCGCCACTCCGTCCCCAAGGAGATGGGGGAGGGGAAGCTCAGGCGGCTTAGAGCGGTGGCCCTCGAGGCGGCGAAGCAGTCGGGGCGGGTGGTGGTCCCCGAGGTCCTCCCCCCCATCCCCCTGAAGGCGGTCCCCCAGGTGGCCCAGGGCCTCGTGGCCCATGTGGGGGCCACCGCCCGGGTGCGGGAGGTCCTGGACCCGGAAAAGCCCCTCGCCCTCGCCGTGGGGCCGGAAGGGGGGTTCGCCGAGGAGGAGGTGGCCCTCTTGGAGGCCCGGGGCTTCACCCCCGTGAGCCTGGGGCGGCGCATCCTCCGGGCGGAGACCGCCGCCCTCGCCCTCCTCGCCCTCTGCACCGCCGGGGAGGGAAGGTGA
- a CDS encoding MFS transporter, whose amino-acid sequence MDRRLLALLSGVLLGTVSESSLAPALPVLERAFAVGPEAAQGVVSLGLLGAALAYLPLAGLAGRVGAGRLFRTGLFLHALSALLLALAPSLWALYLLRLLQGVATAMVVGLVPGLAASAFPEARGYALGMVASTVAAGTLLGPALGGLAAGWGLPYVFLLPLPAALLALLLSGNLPELPRQEGTLPSLLRAPGFLPALLATGLYFLHTLGTTVALAFHLGKEGFSPGAIGGLLLLGPLEFLFLGAWAGRRADRMGYNRVALLGAYLLVAAGLAFALLPLLHPLWGSALALLLLGVGRALFQAANNALVLSLAPKGTEGLASGALSVARALGQALGSALAGGSLGLFYRLFPSHGLAFAATALLLTAFMGLAAFLVRSREGSGEEVGHAPLDDPGGEGGA is encoded by the coding sequence ATGGACCGGAGGCTTCTCGCCCTCCTCTCCGGGGTCCTCCTCGGCACGGTGAGCGAAAGCAGCCTGGCCCCGGCCCTCCCCGTCCTGGAGCGGGCCTTCGCCGTGGGGCCGGAGGCGGCCCAGGGGGTGGTCTCCCTGGGGCTTTTGGGGGCGGCCCTGGCCTACCTCCCCCTGGCGGGCCTCGCCGGGCGGGTGGGGGCGGGAAGGCTCTTCCGAACCGGGCTTTTCCTCCACGCCCTCTCGGCCCTCCTCCTCGCCCTGGCCCCAAGCCTCTGGGCCCTCTACCTCCTCCGCCTCCTCCAGGGGGTGGCCACGGCCATGGTGGTGGGCCTGGTGCCGGGCCTAGCGGCGAGCGCCTTCCCCGAGGCCCGGGGCTACGCCCTGGGGATGGTGGCGAGCACCGTGGCCGCGGGCACCCTCCTGGGCCCGGCCCTCGGGGGGCTCGCCGCAGGGTGGGGGCTTCCCTACGTCTTCCTCCTCCCCCTCCCCGCGGCCCTCCTCGCCCTCCTCCTCTCGGGAAACCTCCCCGAGCTCCCCAGGCAGGAGGGCACCCTCCCAAGCCTCCTCCGGGCGCCCGGGTTCCTCCCCGCCCTCCTCGCCACCGGCCTCTACTTCCTCCACACCCTGGGGACCACCGTGGCCCTCGCCTTCCACCTGGGGAAGGAGGGCTTCTCCCCCGGGGCCATCGGGGGCCTCCTCCTCCTCGGGCCCTTGGAGTTCCTCTTCCTCGGGGCCTGGGCGGGGCGGAGGGCGGACCGGATGGGCTACAACCGGGTGGCCCTCCTCGGGGCCTACCTCCTCGTGGCCGCGGGCCTCGCCTTCGCCCTCCTCCCCCTCCTCCACCCCCTTTGGGGAAGCGCCCTCGCCCTCCTCCTCCTCGGGGTGGGGCGGGCCCTCTTCCAGGCGGCGAACAACGCCCTCGTCCTCTCCCTCGCCCCAAAGGGTACGGAGGGCCTCGCCTCGGGGGCCCTCTCCGTGGCCCGCGCCCTGGGCCAGGCCCTGGGAAGCGCCCTCGCCGGGGGGAGCCTCGGGCTTTTCTACCGCCTCTTTCCCAGCCACGGCCTGGCCTTCGCCGCCACGGCGCTTCTCCTCACGGCCTTCATGGGGCTTGCCGCTTTCCTCGTCCGGAGCCGGGAAGGGTCAGGTGAGGAGGTGGGCCATGCGCCGCTGGACGATCCGGGCGGCGAGGGCGGGGCTTAA
- a CDS encoding Mrp/NBP35 family ATP-binding protein, producing MALTEERVLEALRTVMDPELGKDLVSLGMVDEVRVEGGRVDLLVNLTTPACPLKGQIEADIRRALAPLGAEEVRVRFGGGVRPPERYALPGVKHVVAVASGKGGVGKSTVAANLALALSREGAKVGLLDADLYGPSQAKMFGLEGMRLKVDQDRRILPLEAHGIKVLSIANIVPPGQALAWRGPILHGTLKQFLQDVNWGELDYLVVDLPPGTGDVQLSLSQLTQVSGGVIVTTPQEVALIDAERAADMFRKLQVPVLGVLENMSAFLCPHCGKPTPIFGEGGGRRLAERLKTRFLGEIPLTLALRESGDRGVPVLAQDPEGLEAQAFLKAARELAAALSVQTFLPLPMA from the coding sequence ATGGCGCTTACGGAAGAGCGGGTCCTCGAGGCCCTGCGCACCGTGATGGACCCCGAGCTCGGCAAGGACCTCGTCTCCTTGGGCATGGTGGACGAGGTCCGGGTGGAGGGGGGGCGGGTGGACCTCCTGGTGAACCTCACCACCCCGGCCTGCCCCCTCAAGGGGCAGATTGAGGCGGACATCCGGCGGGCCCTCGCCCCCTTGGGGGCGGAGGAGGTCCGGGTGCGCTTCGGCGGGGGCGTGCGCCCCCCTGAGCGCTACGCCCTCCCCGGGGTCAAGCACGTGGTGGCCGTGGCCTCGGGCAAGGGCGGGGTGGGGAAGAGCACCGTGGCCGCCAACCTGGCCCTGGCCTTAAGCCGGGAAGGGGCCAAGGTGGGCCTTTTGGACGCCGACCTCTACGGGCCGAGCCAGGCGAAGATGTTCGGCCTCGAGGGCATGCGCCTCAAGGTGGACCAGGACCGCAGGATCCTCCCCTTGGAGGCCCACGGGATCAAGGTCCTCTCCATCGCCAACATCGTCCCCCCGGGGCAGGCCCTGGCCTGGCGGGGGCCCATCCTCCACGGCACCCTGAAGCAGTTCCTGCAGGACGTGAACTGGGGGGAGCTGGACTACCTGGTGGTGGACCTTCCCCCGGGGACGGGGGACGTGCAGCTCAGCCTTTCCCAGCTCACCCAGGTCTCGGGCGGGGTCATCGTCACCACGCCCCAGGAGGTGGCCCTCATTGACGCCGAGCGGGCGGCGGACATGTTCCGGAAGCTCCAGGTCCCGGTCCTCGGCGTCCTGGAGAACATGAGCGCCTTCCTCTGCCCCCACTGCGGCAAGCCCACCCCCATCTTCGGGGAGGGGGGCGGGAGGCGCCTGGCGGAGAGGCTCAAGACCCGCTTCCTGGGGGAGATCCCCCTCACCCTGGCCTTGCGGGAGAGCGGGGACCGGGGCGTGCCCGTCCTGGCGCAGGACCCCGAGGGCCTCGAGGCCCAGGCCTTCCTGAAGGCGGCCCGGGAGCTCGCCGCCGCCTTGAGCGTGCAGACCTTCCTCCCCCTCCCCATGGCCTGA
- a CDS encoding thioredoxin family protein, with protein sequence MLEARYLEGLTYEGLLPRLWRNRDRVEAFYAGLPPLPPLPKAQRALALVEDWCPDSVQAIPVLARLPLEVRFFFRDENPDLAEAYAKEGKRIVPTVVFLDGAYGELARWHGPPEVARAFLREKKAEGLSPKALLLAYHEAFSRFAEAMLAEWRALLSP encoded by the coding sequence ATGCTCGAGGCCCGCTACCTGGAGGGGCTCACCTACGAGGGGCTCCTTCCCCGCCTCTGGAGGAACCGGGACCGGGTGGAGGCCTTCTACGCGGGGCTTCCTCCCCTCCCACCCCTTCCCAAGGCCCAAAGGGCCCTCGCCCTGGTGGAGGACTGGTGCCCGGACTCCGTCCAGGCCATCCCCGTTCTCGCCCGGCTTCCCCTCGAGGTCCGCTTCTTCTTCCGGGACGAGAACCCCGACCTCGCCGAGGCCTACGCCAAGGAGGGGAAGCGCATCGTCCCCACCGTGGTCTTCCTGGACGGGGCCTATGGGGAGCTCGCCCGCTGGCACGGGCCCCCCGAGGTGGCCCGCGCCTTCCTGCGGGAGAAGAAGGCGGAGGGGCTATCCCCGAAGGCCCTCCTCCTCGCCTACCACGAGGCCTTCTCCCGGTTCGCCGAGGCCATGCTCGCCGAGTGGCGGGCCCTCCTTTCCCCTTAG
- a CDS encoding helix-turn-helix transcriptional regulator — protein sequence MVLLEGTKERVLELLRARPRTAKEVAEALGVSRTAAQKHLQDLEERGLAASEVRKCPGRGRPYRVWRALDPEAPYAALCGDVLKGLEAALGREGVVRVLLERNRALLAPLGLEGLPVRARLERLAAFLRERGYEAEVVEEEGALYLCQRRCPKLALSKEHEALCESELLAYEEALGLPLAREERIAEGGRCCRYRVKPVS from the coding sequence ATGGTCCTCCTGGAAGGCACCAAGGAACGGGTTCTGGAGCTCCTTAGGGCCAGGCCCCGCACCGCCAAGGAGGTGGCGGAAGCCTTGGGGGTGAGCCGCACCGCCGCCCAGAAGCACCTCCAGGACCTGGAGGAGCGGGGCCTCGCCGCCTCGGAGGTGCGGAAATGCCCCGGGCGGGGGCGGCCCTACCGGGTCTGGCGGGCCTTGGACCCCGAGGCCCCCTACGCCGCCCTCTGCGGGGACGTCCTCAAGGGCCTGGAGGCCGCCTTGGGGCGGGAGGGGGTGGTGCGGGTCCTGTTGGAGCGGAACCGGGCCCTCCTCGCCCCCTTGGGCCTCGAGGGGCTTCCCGTGCGGGCGCGGCTTGAGCGCCTCGCGGCCTTCCTGCGGGAAAGGGGGTACGAGGCGGAGGTGGTGGAAGAGGAGGGGGCCCTCTACCTCTGCCAGCGCCGATGTCCCAAGCTCGCCCTCTCCAAGGAGCACGAGGCCCTGTGCGAAAGCGAGCTTCTGGCCTACGAGGAGGCCTTGGGCCTCCCCCTGGCGCGGGAGGAGCGGATCGCCGAGGGGGGGAGGTGCTGCCGCTACCGGGTGAAGCCGGTATCCTGA
- a CDS encoding SDR family NAD(P)-dependent oxidoreductase, protein MRLAGKVVVVTGAGSGLGQALALELLRRGARVAAVDLRSEGLQETMAKAGSLGEGLSLHPLDITDKEKVAALPEEVERVHGQVDGLINNAGIIQPFKRLLDLDEAAMERVMRVNFWGTLHMTRAFLPRLLKRPEAHLVNVSSMGAFVPVPGQALYGASKAAVMLLTEALWAELQGTPVRVTLVLPGAMRTGIAEHSGVEAPRAEGAKVPVLEPEVAAKRLLDAVERDAFRVLLGRDAQTMDLLYRLSPALAARIVQRRMAHLLT, encoded by the coding sequence ATGCGCCTAGCGGGAAAAGTAGTGGTGGTCACCGGCGCGGGGAGCGGCCTGGGCCAGGCCCTGGCCTTGGAGCTTTTAAGGCGGGGGGCGAGGGTGGCGGCGGTGGACCTAAGGTCGGAGGGCCTCCAAGAAACCATGGCCAAGGCGGGAAGCCTAGGGGAGGGCTTAAGCCTCCACCCCCTGGACATCACCGACAAGGAGAAGGTGGCCGCCCTGCCCGAGGAGGTGGAACGGGTCCACGGCCAGGTGGACGGCCTCATCAACAACGCCGGGATCATCCAGCCCTTTAAGCGCCTCTTGGACCTGGACGAGGCGGCCATGGAGCGCGTGATGCGGGTGAACTTCTGGGGTACCCTCCACATGACCCGGGCTTTTCTGCCCAGGCTCCTCAAGCGCCCCGAGGCCCACCTGGTGAACGTCTCCAGCATGGGGGCCTTCGTGCCCGTGCCGGGGCAGGCCCTTTACGGGGCCTCTAAGGCGGCGGTGATGCTCCTCACCGAGGCCCTCTGGGCCGAACTCCAGGGGACCCCGGTACGCGTCACCCTGGTCCTGCCCGGGGCCATGCGCACGGGGATCGCCGAGCACTCGGGGGTGGAAGCCCCGAGGGCGGAAGGGGCGAAGGTGCCCGTCCTCGAGCCCGAGGTGGCGGCCAAGCGCCTCCTGGACGCCGTGGAACGGGACGCCTTCCGAGTGCTCCTGGGCCGGGACGCCCAGACCATGGACCTCCTCTATCGCTTAAGCCCCGCCCTCGCCGCCCGGATCGTCCAGCGGCGCATGGCCCACCTCCTCACCTGA
- a CDS encoding AEC family transporter gives MPRMEALFNTVVPVALVVLSGYLLGRRLEMDLSTLSRLTLYALVPALILDSMYRAEYTLEGVWGLVLGFSLTYALLFLLVQGAGKLFGLSRETTKTLLVCGLFPNSGNMGLSLVYFALGEEGLRRAVVYFLLSSALMFGLGPAFIRGGGLKEGLLFTLRLPLFYALFLGLLLKALGLSLPFRLEEGVRLMGQAAIPVLLLTLGMQMGKTRFHLGPFEGAASALRLLLAPLVAYGVGALLGLPRLEHQVLVLQSATPVAVNAFLLTREFGGDALRVARSVVVSTFLAFLTVPLVLYLLGVR, from the coding sequence ATGCCCCGCATGGAGGCCCTCTTCAACACCGTGGTCCCCGTGGCCCTGGTGGTCCTCTCCGGCTACCTCCTGGGGAGGCGGCTGGAGATGGACCTCTCCACCCTAAGCCGCCTCACCCTCTACGCCCTGGTGCCCGCCCTCATCCTGGACAGCATGTACCGGGCGGAGTACACCCTGGAGGGGGTGTGGGGCCTCGTCCTGGGGTTTTCCCTCACCTACGCCCTCCTCTTCCTCCTCGTCCAGGGGGCGGGGAAGCTCTTTGGCCTCTCCCGGGAAACCACCAAGACCCTCCTCGTCTGCGGCCTCTTCCCCAACTCCGGCAACATGGGCCTCTCCCTGGTCTACTTCGCCCTCGGGGAGGAGGGCCTGAGGCGGGCCGTGGTCTACTTCCTCCTCTCCAGCGCCCTGATGTTCGGCCTCGGGCCCGCCTTCATCCGGGGAGGGGGCCTGAAGGAAGGCCTCCTCTTCACCCTGCGCCTCCCCCTCTTCTACGCCCTCTTCCTGGGCCTCCTCCTCAAGGCCCTGGGCCTAAGCCTCCCCTTCCGGCTGGAGGAGGGGGTGCGGCTCATGGGCCAGGCGGCCATCCCCGTCCTCCTCCTCACCCTGGGGATGCAGATGGGAAAGACCCGGTTCCACCTCGGCCCCTTTGAGGGGGCGGCGAGCGCCCTGAGGCTCCTCCTCGCCCCCCTCGTGGCCTACGGGGTGGGGGCCCTCCTCGGCCTTCCCCGGCTGGAGCACCAGGTCCTCGTCCTCCAGTCCGCCACCCCGGTGGCGGTGAACGCCTTCCTCCTCACCCGGGAGTTCGGAGGGGACGCCCTAAGGGTGGCCCGGAGCGTGGTGGTCTCCACCTTCTTGGCCTTCCTCACCGTCCCCCTGGTCCTCTACCTCCTCGGGGTCCGGTAG
- a CDS encoding phosphoglucomutase/phosphomannomutase family protein, with amino-acid sequence MSAPIRFGTEGFRGVIAREFTFATLHRLAEAYGRHLLERGGGLVVVGHDTRFLADAFARALSGHLAGMGLKVVLLKGPVPTPLLSFAVRHLKAAGGAMLTASHNPPQYLGVKFKDATGGPIAQEEAKAIEALVPEEARALEGAYETLDLREAYFEALKAHLDLKALSGFSGVLYHDSMGGAGAGFLKGFLRHVGLEIPVRPIREEPHPLFHGVNPEPIPKNLGVTLAVLGPETPPSFAVATDGDADRVGVVLPGGVFFNPHQVLTTLALYRFRKGHRGRAVKNFAVTWLLDRLGERLGFGVTTTPVGFKWIKEEFLKGDCFIGGEESGGVGYPEHLPERDGILTSLLLLESVAATGKDLAEQFKEVEALTGLTHAYDRLDLPLKAPLDLTPFREPRPLAGLTPKGVDTLDGVKWLYEEAWVLFRASGTEPVVRIYVEAQSPELVRALLEEARKLVEG; translated from the coding sequence ATGAGCGCGCCCATCCGCTTCGGCACCGAAGGCTTCCGCGGGGTCATCGCCCGGGAGTTCACCTTCGCCACCCTCCACCGCCTGGCCGAGGCCTACGGCCGCCACCTCCTGGAGCGGGGCGGCGGGCTCGTGGTGGTGGGGCACGACACCCGCTTCCTTGCGGACGCCTTCGCCCGGGCCCTTTCGGGCCACCTCGCGGGGATGGGCCTGAAAGTGGTCCTCCTAAAGGGCCCCGTCCCCACCCCCCTCCTCTCCTTCGCCGTGCGCCACCTTAAGGCGGCGGGCGGGGCCATGCTCACCGCGAGCCACAACCCGCCCCAGTACCTCGGGGTGAAGTTCAAGGACGCCACCGGGGGGCCCATCGCCCAGGAGGAGGCCAAGGCCATCGAGGCCCTGGTCCCCGAGGAGGCCCGGGCCCTGGAGGGGGCCTACGAGACCCTGGACCTGCGGGAGGCCTACTTTGAGGCCCTAAAGGCCCACCTGGACCTGAAGGCCCTCTCCGGCTTTTCCGGCGTCCTCTACCACGACAGCATGGGCGGGGCGGGGGCAGGCTTCCTCAAGGGCTTCCTCCGCCACGTGGGCCTGGAGATCCCCGTAAGGCCCATCCGGGAGGAGCCCCACCCCCTCTTCCACGGGGTGAACCCCGAGCCCATCCCCAAGAACCTGGGGGTGACCCTGGCGGTGCTGGGCCCCGAGACCCCCCCGAGCTTCGCCGTGGCCACGGACGGGGACGCGGACCGGGTGGGGGTGGTCCTCCCCGGCGGGGTCTTCTTCAACCCCCACCAGGTCCTCACCACCCTGGCCCTCTACCGCTTCCGCAAGGGCCATAGGGGCCGGGCGGTGAAGAACTTCGCCGTGACCTGGCTTTTGGACCGCCTGGGGGAACGGCTCGGCTTCGGGGTCACCACCACCCCGGTGGGCTTCAAGTGGATCAAGGAGGAGTTCCTCAAAGGGGACTGCTTCATCGGCGGGGAGGAGTCCGGGGGCGTGGGGTACCCCGAGCACCTTCCCGAGCGGGACGGGATCCTCACAAGCCTCCTTCTCCTGGAGAGCGTGGCCGCCACGGGGAAGGACCTGGCCGAGCAGTTCAAGGAGGTGGAGGCCCTCACGGGCCTCACCCACGCCTACGACCGCCTGGACCTTCCCTTAAAGGCCCCCCTGGACCTCACCCCCTTCCGCGAACCCCGCCCCCTGGCCGGCCTCACCCCCAAGGGGGTGGACACCCTGGACGGGGTGAAGTGGCTCTATGAAGAGGCCTGGGTCCTCTTCCGGGCCTCGGGCACGGAGCCCGTGGTGCGGATCTACGTGGAGGCCCAAAGCCCCGAGCTCGTCCGGGCGCTTCTGGAGGAGGCGCGGAAGCTCGTGGAGGGCTAG